The region TCTTGCAtgtgctaatatatatatatgtatgcatgtatgcatgtatgtatatgtatatgtatgtatacattttaatattttattaatatcatatatatatatacaaaaccaAATGTTAAATGTGACGACGTCTGGCCTCTGTGGGGTGAACAGTACAGCCATTGTCACATATATTACACCCGAGATGCATCGGGAGGATGGGGTGAACAATACAGCCATTGTCACATATATTGCACCCGAGATGCACGGGGATGAGATTCTGCTGGAGGGGACAGATAATTCGGCCGGAGGCGTTCAAATCCATGACAGGTATTACTGTGATTTTTGCAAAATAGGGTTTAATGAACGCACGGAGTTTGCACGGCACCGCAGGTTTCACAGGAAAACTCGTTCCGGCGAGTACCGGAACGGGCCACCTCTCACCGACGGGATGATCATGAAGGATGGGAAGTACGGGTGCCAGTTCTGTCCCAAGGTGTTCGATAGGTTGACCAGTTATACCGGGCACGTAGGGATCCATTAAAGGCGCAACCTCAAACGCTCTTCCACTTCCATTGAAGCTGCTCCCATGGCTGCCAATACCTACTATGGAAAGGATTCAAGAGGAGCTAGGGTTAGACTTAGACCTAGAGCATATTCTAGGGTTGACAACTTAAGACATTTGAGCGAAATTTTAATgagagatgaagaagaagaattggcTAACCTGAGACTTCTGAGTGAAGTTTCAGAGAGATGTATTTGTGGTTAACAAAGATTAATTTATATNNNNNNNNNNNNNNNNNNNNNNNNNNNNNNNNNNNNNNNNNNNNNNNNNNNNNNNNNNNNNNNNNNNNNNNNNNNNNNNNNNNNNNNNNNNNNNNNNNNNNNNNNNNNNNNNNNNNNNNNNNNNNNNNNNNNNNNNNNNNNNNNNNNNNNNNNNNNNNNNNNNNNNNNNNNNNNNNNNNNNNNNNNNNNNNNNNNNNNNNNNNNNNNNNNNNNNNNNNNNNNNNNNNNNNNNNNNNNNNNNNNNNNNNNNNNNNNNNNNNNNNNNNNNNNNNNNNNNNNNNNNNNNNNNNNNNNNNNNNNNNNNNNNNNNNNNNNNNNNNNNNNNNNNNNNNNNNNNNNNNNNNNNNNNNNNNNNNNNNNNNNNNNNNNNNNNNNNNNNNNNNNNNNNNNNNNNNNNNNNNNNNNNNNNNNNNNNNNNNNNNNNNNNNNNNNNNNNNNNNNNNNNNNNNNNNNNNNNNNNNNNNNNNNNNNNNNNNNNNNNNNNNNNNNNNNNNNNNNNNNNNNNNNNNNNNNNNNNNNNNNNNNNNNNNNNNNNNNNNNNNNNNNNNNNNNNNNNNNNNNNNNNNNNNNNNNNNNNNNNNNNNNNNNNNNNNNNNNNNNNNNNNNNNNNNNNNNNNNNNNNNNNNNNNNNNNNNNNNNNNNNNNNNNNNNNNNNNNNNNNNNNNNNNNNNNNNNNNNNNNNNNNNNNNNNNNNNNNNNNNNNNNNNNNNNNNNNNNNNNNNNNNNNNNNNNNNNNNNNNNNNNNNNNNNNNNNNNNNNNNNNNNNNNNNNNNNNNNNNNNNNNNNNNNNNNNNNNNNNNNNNNNNNNNNNNNNNNNNNNNNNNNNNNNNNNNNNNNNNNNNNNNNNNNNNNNNNNNNNNNNNNNNNNNNNNNNNNNNNNNNNNNNNNNNNNNNNNNNNNNNNNNNNNNNNNNNNNNNNNNNNNNNNNNNNNNNNNNNNNNNNNNNNNNNNNNNNNNNNNNNNNNNNNNNNNNNNNNNNNNNNNNNNNNNNNNNNNNNNNGCAATGAATCTGATTGACTTTTTGGGTAACTTTTACCAATATTTCTAGCTGTCTGAAAAAGATTGGATTAAAAATCAATACTAGGCTCCCAAAACAAACTACTGAGAATCAGCAATGAGAACAGTGTCACTACCCAAGATGCACTTATGATATGCTGAAGAAATTTATTGGTGAAGGATTTATCAAGTTGGCAATGCTTCAAAGAATTACCACCTCCCTGTAAAAGAAGAAAGGACTAAAGAGAAAGATTTATATACAGCACACACTAGGCGCTGAAGGAAGAACTGAAACTTACCTGGCATTTGTAACCAGAACTAATTTTGTACAGTGACGATGGCAGTAGAATAAGTCCAGGAGTATGAGATGAAGAGAAACTGCTGTTACCCAATGAATTCAAAAAAGAAATTCCAATATCTGCTAAAATATGAAGTTTCTGCAATATGCCAAAATATTTACTGTTAAGAAGAACATGCAACATAGGACAATAATTTTAGAAAGCACCACTTACATGAGTCATATGGTCATCAATAGCATCCTCTGCCTTTTTGATTGCATGAAAAAGATTTCTTAAGTATGAAACATCATGAGTGATAGAATCCATATCCCGATCCAAGCAATTAACATCAACCAATGCCTTGAGTGTAAGAATAAGTGGCCTGGCCCAAATGGTGTAAGTTTTAAAAGAGTGGAGAAAGAGCAAATTGTTGTCTAATATCAAATTAGACACATTAATCAGTACACATATTCGAAGCCACAACTAATCAAACAGAAATCACATTTACCTAAAAAACTGAGTGTAAACCTCTTCATCTTGACTTTCAATTGGGGGGAAACTTGTGTCATGGGCAAGAACATGGATCAAGAAAATGACAGTGTAAACAGGAGAATCTGTCACTTTTCTGGGCATTACTGAAGTTTGGTGCACTCTAGCTGTATCGCTATAGTCCTTTATAAATTCCTCCAAATTTTGCATCGACTAATTTAAAGACCAAATCAGCAGACAGCAGCAAATAAAATATAGCCACGTAGGTATACCTAAGAAAGCATAACTTACAATATCACTCAGATGTTCTGGAGNNNNNNNNNNNNNNNNNNNNNNNNNNNNNNNNNNNNNNNNNNNNNNNNNNNNNNNNNNNNNNNNNNNNNNNNNNNNNNNNNNNNNNNNNNNNNNNNNNNNNNNNNNNNNNNNNNNNNNNNNNNNNNNNNNNNNNNNNNNNNNNNNNNNNNNNNNNNNNNNNNNNNNNNNNNNNNNNNNNNNNNNNNNNNNNNNNNNNNNNNNNNNNNNNNNNNNNNNNNNNNNNNNNNNNNNNNNNNNNNNNNNNNNNNNNNNNNNNNNNNNNNNNNNNNNNNNNNNNNNNNNNNNNNNNNNNNNNNNNNNNNNNNNNNNNNNNNNNNNNNNNNNNNNNNNNNNNNNNNNNNNNNNNNNNNNNNNNNNNNNNNNNNNNNNNNNNNNNNNNNNNNNNNNNNNNNNNNNNNNNNNNNNNNNNNNNNNNNNNNNNNNNNNNNNNNNNNNNNNNNNNNNNNNNNNNNNNNNNNNNNNNNNNNNNNNNNNNNNNNNNNNNNNNNNNNNNNNNNNNNNNNNNNNNNNNNNNNNNNNNNNNNNNNNNNNNNNNNNNNNNNNNNNNNNNNNNNNNNNNNNNNNNNNNNNNNNNNNNNNNNNNNNNNNNNNNNNNNNNNNNNNNNNNNNNNNNNNNNNNNNNNNNNNNNNNNNNNNNNNNNNN is a window of Ipomoea triloba cultivar NCNSP0323 chromosome 16, ASM357664v1 DNA encoding:
- the LOC116007866 gene encoding uncharacterized protein LOC116007866 — its product is MQNLEEFIKDYSDTARVHQTSVMPRKVTDSPVYTVIFLIHVLAHDTSFPPIESQDEEVYTQFFRPLILTLKALVDVNCLDRDMDSITHDVSYLRNLFHAIKKAEDAIDDHMTHKLHILADIGISFLNSLGNSSFSSSHTPGLILLPSSLYKISSGYKCQGGGNSLKHCQLDKSFTNKFLQHIISASWTARNIGKSYPKSQSDSFHGSSFNGSGRAFEVAPLMDPYVPGITGQPIEHLGTELAPVLPILHDHPVGERWPVPVLAGTSFPVKPAVPCKLRAFIKPYFAKITVIPVMDLNASGRIICPLQQNLIPVHLGCNICDNGCIVHPILPMHLGCNICDNGCTVHPTEARRRHI